The following proteins are encoded in a genomic region of Arachis ipaensis cultivar K30076 chromosome B02, Araip1.1, whole genome shotgun sequence:
- the LOC107628029 gene encoding probable F-box protein At4g22060 produces MLRRASPTAAQPCCASPTVGWMDLPLELLELIFQRLCLDDVMNCRATCCSWRKAADAIFSSQLPLMLSLSTGGYAYNFGSLSAPWSNHDSTVLTEKWPQEIEGSYNRVYSVQGWLVFNLFHYESVKGQTFSELLFFNPFSRARFKLPKLFLFSGKLFYHHVRVAFNSAPPGSEEFVVAFLFVFSNQEKKYYLMGPEDLKQRLAIIKFKQGSWIESIESDEIFYDIEVHGDNKLYGLTVKHGTSVVFVFTLDNHRDDHVVERLVMLNTIEDTDAFGIFIFSYASFKRRHQMVMDTSTGELLLVRHERSFSYDTSIRTEGFRVFKLDRSNLKWCEVFDIGDRFLFWDFTEVSLVSAKELRVAERFKRGNCIFFCHANDQRYRSNEFKEYDVGVFFLADRTISHFPMSSSLPISLRNMWFSPAP; encoded by the coding sequence ATGCTTCGTCGTGCCTCCCCAACTGCAGCCCAGCCTTGTTGCGCCTCCCCAACCGTAGGTTGGATGGATTTGCCTCTGGAACTGTTAGAATTAATTTTCCAAAGGCTATGTTTGGATGATGTCATGAATTGTCGTGCCACATGCTGCTCTTGGCGAAAGGCCGCGGACGCCATATTTTCATCTCAACTTCCATTGATGCTCTCTCTTTCAACAGGAGGGTATGCCTACAATTTTGGAAGCTTATCCGCCCCATGGAGCAACCATGATTCCACTGTGCTCACTGAAAAATGGCCGCAAGAAATCGAGGGTAGCTATAATAGGGTTTACTCGGTGCAAGGTTGGTTGGTGTTCAATTTATTTCATTATGAGTCGGTCAAGGGCCAAACTTTCTCTGAGCTTTTATTCTTCAACCCGTTTTCTCGAGCCAGATTCAAGCTTCCAAAACTGTTCTTGTTTTCTGGAAAGCTGTTCTATCATCATGTTCGTGTTGCATTCAATTCTGCACCACCGGGGTCTGAGGAGTTCGTTGTTGCTTTCTTGTTTGTGTTTAGCAATCAAGAAAAAAAGTACTACTTAATGGGACCAGAAGATTTGAAACAAAGGCTAGCTATTATCAAATTCAAGCAAGGATCATGGATTGAATCCATTGAAAGCGATGAAATCTTCTATGATATTGAAGTTCATGGTGATAATAAGCTGTATGGTCTTACCGTCAAACATGGAACAAGTGTTGTGTTCGTGTTTACCCTGGATAATCATCGTGATGATCATGTCGTTGAACGATTGGTTATGCTAAATACCATAGAAGATACAGATGCTTTTGgcatatttattttttcttatgcATCCTTCAAACGAAGACATCAGATGGTAATGGACACTAGCACGGGGGAGTTGTTGCTAGTTCGTCATGAGCGAAGTTTCAGTTACGACACATCAATTCGTAcagaagggtttagggtttttaaaTTGGACAGAAGCAATCTTAAATGGTGTGAGGTTTTTGATATTGGTGATCGTTTCTTGTTCTGGGATTTCACCGAGGTGAGTCTTGTGTCCGCTAAGGAACTTAGAGTTGCAGAACGGTTTAAGAGGGGCAATTGCATATTTTTCTGCCATGCAAATGATCAGCGATATCGATCTAATGAATTTAAAGAATATGATGTGGGAGTCTTCTTCTTGGCTGATAGAACCATTAGCCATTTTCCAATGAGTTCTTCTTTGCCGATTTCACTCCGGAACATGTGGTTCAGCCCTGCtccttaa
- the LOC107628030 gene encoding F-box/kelch-repeat protein At1g57790-like encodes MGWMDLPLELLELIFQRLCLDDAMNGRATCRSWRKAADAIFSSQLPLMLSLSTSTSSYIKSDSNNFGSLSAPWSNHDSTVFTETWPQGINRTDNRVHSVQGWLMFNIFHYVSDKSQTFSELSFFNPFSRARFKLPKLFLFSGKPDYHQVRVAFNSAPPGSEEFVLAFLCVFSYKTKRVHQTRTYETRLAFIKFKQGSWIELETTETAEIFYDIEVHGDNKLYGLTVKHKTRVVFVFTLRDNHRDDHVVERLVMLNNLECIFPGNFVVNYEFFRRSHQMVMDTSTGELLLVRHDRCASDLNGCYDSICTKGFRVFKLDRSNLRWCEVFDIGNRFLFWDYTKVSLVSAKGLRLAEQFKRGNCIFFCHANTHREQKYPIPDIQDRFRIKEHDMGVFFLADRTISHFSINSSLPFSLLNMWFSPAPWLV; translated from the coding sequence ATGGGTTGGATGGATTTGCCTTTGGAACTGTTGGAATTAATTTTCCAAAGGCTATGTTTGGATGATGCCATGAATGGTCGTGCAACATGCCGCTCTTGGCGAAAGGCCGCTGACGCCATATTTTCCTCTCAGCTTCCATTGATGCTCTCTCTTTCAACATCTACATCTTCGTACATAAAATCAGATAGCAACAACTTTGGAAGCTTATCCGCCCCATGGAGCAACCATGATTCCACTGTGTTCACTGAAACATGGCCGCAAGGAATCAACCGTACCGATAACAGGGTTCACTCGGTGCAGGGTTGGTTGATGTTCAATATATTTCATTATGTGAGCGACAAGAGCCAAACTTTCTCTGAGCTTTCATTCTTCAACCCGTTTTCTCGTGCCAGATTCAAGCTTCCAAAACTCTTCTTATTTTCTGGAAAGCCGGATTATCATCAAGTTCGTGTTGCATTCAATTCTGCACCACCGGGGTCTGAGGAGTTCGTTCTTGCTTTCTTGTGTGTGTTTAGCTATAAAACAAAAAGAGTTCATCAAACCAGAACATACGAAACAAGGCTAGCTTTTATCAAATTCAAGCAAGGATCATGGATTGAATTGGAAACCACTGAAACCGCTGAAATCTTCTATGATATTGAAGTTCATGGTGATAATAAACTGTATGGTCTTACCGTCAAACATAAAACAAGGGTTGTGTTCGTGTTTACCCTTAGAGATAATCATCGTGATGATCATGTCGTTGAACGATTGGTTATGCTAAATAACTTAGAATGTATTTTTCCTGGCAACTTTGTTGTTAATTATGAATTCTTCAGACGAAGTCATCAGATGGTAATGGACACTAGCACAGGGGAGTTGTTGCTAGTTCGTCATGATAGATGTGCATCAGATCTAAATGGATGTTATGATTCAATTTGTACCAAGGGCTTTCGTGTTTTTAAGTTGGACAGAAGCAATCTTAGATGGTGTGAGGTTTTTGACATTGGTAATCGTTTCTTGTTCTGGGATTACACCAAGGTGAGTCTTGTGTCAGCTAAGGGACTCAGACTTGCAGAACAGTTTAAGAGGGGAAATTGCATCTTTTTCTGCCATGCAAATACTCATCGGGAGCAGAAATATCCAATACCAGATATTCAAGATCGATTTCGAATTAAAGAACATGATATGGGTGTCTTCTTCTTGGCTGATAGAACCATTAGCCATTTTTCAATTAATTCTTCTTTGCCGTTTTCGCTTCTGAACATGTGGTTCAGTCCTGCTCCTTGGTTAGTTTGA
- the LOC107626334 gene encoding DExH-box ATP-dependent RNA helicase DExH1-like yields the protein MVYSEKVKTTSIYVRDSTNISDYTLLLFGGNLVPGKNGEGIEMLGGYLHFSASKSVIDLIRKLRGELDKLLNRKIEEPGLDITAEGKGVVAAAVELLHSQTIR from the exons ATGGTATACAGTGAAAAGGTGAAAACCACCAGTATCTATGTTAGAGACTCTACCAACATTTCAGATTATACCCTGCTTTTGTTTGGTGGTAATCTTGTCCCTGGCAAAAATGGCGAGGGCATTGAGATGCTTGGAGGTTACCTTCATTTCTCTGCCTCAAAGAGTGTCATTGACTTGATAAGG AAATTACGTGGAGAGCTTGACAAGCTTCTGAACAGAAAAATTGAAGAACCAGGATTGGACATTACTGCAGAAGGAAAGGGAGTGGTTGCTGCTGCTGTTGAGTTGCTTCACAGTCAAACCATTCGCTGA